In the genome of Amia ocellicauda isolate fAmiCal2 chromosome 3, fAmiCal2.hap1, whole genome shotgun sequence, one region contains:
- the LOC136747072 gene encoding olfactory receptor 6N1-like, with translation MTSLFLTGYKETGDLQYLYFIIILLVYMLTVAANTVIICVICVESSLHEPMYMFLCSLQVNGLYGSTALCPALLVNILSESHEISHTACLIQIYCLHTYCMCEYMALAVMGYDRYVSICHPFHYSTIMSSSRVYKLIALTWLVPLVIFTVMIVVTSRLPLCKRTIEKVYCANYSVVKLACIDVTINNIMGSILNTVYIFPLALLILYSYVHILRVCLKLSAASRSKALNTCVPHLVTVINFFVSTLFELFQSRFDMEYVPLVIRVLLSVYFLILPPLLNPIIYGLRSQKLKEKTKKLLCPKLILPVLE, from the coding sequence ATGACGTCACTCTTCTTGACAGGATACAAAGAAACTGGGGATTTGCAATACTTATATTTTATAATCATACTTCTAGTGTACATGCTAACAGTAGCTGCTAACACAGTTATTATTTGTGTGATTTGTGTGGAGAGCAGTCTTCATGAGCCCATGTACATGTTTTTATGCAGTTTACAGGTTAACGGTTTGTATGGGAGTactgctctgtgccctgctctTTTAGTCAATATTTTATCTGAAAGTCATGAGATTTCTCACACAGCTTgtctaatacaaatatattgtttGCACACATATTGCATGTGTGAGTATATGGCTTTAGCTGTGATGGGGTATGACAGATATGTTTCAATTTGTCACCCATTTCACTACAGCACCATTATGTCTTCATCAAGAGTATATAAACTCATAGCCCTAACTTGGCTGGTTCCTCTTGTTATATTTACAGTAATGATAGTCGTAACTAGTCGACTGCCACTGTGCAAACGAACCATTGAAAAGGTATACTGTGCCAACTATTCAGTAGTCAAACTTGCTTGTATTGACGTCACCATTAACAATATTATGGGTTCAATTTTAAATACCGTATATATTTTCCCCCTGGCTCTCCTGATTCTGTATTCATATGTACATATACTCAGAGTCTGCTTAAAATTGTCCGCTGCATCACGATCTAAAGCTCTGAACACCTGTGTTCCCCATTTAGTGACTGTCATCAATTTCTTTGTTTCTACTTTGTTTGAACTGTTTCAGAGTAGATTTGACATGGAATACGTTCCTCTAGTGATCCGGGTTCTTCTTTCTGTGTACTTTCTCATCTTACCTCCTTTACTAAATCCAATAATCTATGGATTAAGAAGTCAAAAGctcaaagaaaagacaaaaaaactgcTCTGTCCTAAACTGATATTGCCGGTGCTAGAATAG